GAGTCCAACAATGACCACCGCATACCAGTTCCTCAGCGCCTGGATCACCAGCCGTATCGATGACGAGCGTGGCGCGAGCCTCGTGGAGTACGCGCTCCTCGTCGCCCTCATCGCCGTCGTGTGCATCGCTGCCGTGACCGCTCTCGGTGAGTCCGCTTCCTCGAAGTTCTCGGAAG
This is a stretch of genomic DNA from Acidimicrobiales bacterium. It encodes these proteins:
- a CDS encoding Flp family type IVb pilin; translation: SPTMTTAYQFLSAWITSRIDDERGASLVEYALLVALIAVVCIAAVTALGESASSKFSEVDSSLG